The genomic interval TGGTATTAGATCCTTTAGTTTATCGACAATATGCTTTCCCCGTTCGTAAGCGAAATCACGATGTACAATGAATGATAGTGCATCAATGGTATCCCCGTTCAGTAAAATATCCATTTTAACCAAATTCGACGGTCGATACCCTACTAAATCATAATCAAAAGAGGCGTATCCCTTTGTTTGTGATTTTAGCTGATCAAAGAAAGCATATACAATCTCAGAGAGCGGGATATGGTAAGTGATATTAACACGGACTTCATCGAGGTATTCCATGTCCGCAAATTCACCGCGTTTTTTCTGGGCAATCTCCATGACAGCACCGACATAGTCGTTCGGTACCATAATTGTTGCTTTGACAAACGGCTCACGAACTTCCTTGATGACTTGCGGATCCGGCATTACCGACGGATTATCAACTTCAATTGTTTCCTCGTCCGTTTTCTCAACTTCATAAATAACTGATGGTGCTGTAGTAATCAAACCAATATTAAACTCACGCTCAATTCGCTCCTGAATAATCTCCATATGCAATAGTCCAAGAAAGCCGCACCGAAAGCCAAAACCGAGTGCTTGCGAGCTCTCAGCTTCATATTGGAGAGAAGAATCATTCAATTCGAGCCGTTCCAGTGCTTCACGCAAGTCGTTATATTGGCTGGAGTTAACCGGAAATAGCCCACAAAAGACCATTGGATTCAGACGTTTATAGCCTGGTAGCGGATTTTCCGCAGGGTTCTTGGCATGGGTGATCGTATCACCGACTTGCGTATCACCAACATTTTTAATGGAGGCTGTCAAATAACCTACATCTCCAACGGTCAACTCGTCCCTCGGAACCGGCTTTGGTGTGAAGACCCCAATTTCATTGATTTCAAATTTCTTTCCATTTGCCATTAGCTGAATTTTATCGCCGACTTTAACAGACCCTTCTTTCACACAAATATACGCAATCGCACCACGATATGGATCATAAAGGGAATCAAATATAAGTGCTTTAAGCGGGTTTTCAGGGCCTCCGGATGGCGCCGGTATATCTGACACAATCCGCTCCAGAATCTCGTCAACACCGATATCGTCTTTCGCTGAAGCCAGTATCACATCATCTTTATCAATCCCGATGACATCTTCAAGTTCCTGAGCTACCCGGTCCGTATCTGCATTGGGAAGGTCTATTTTATTAATAACTGGTATAATTTCTAAATCGTTATCAAGGGCAAGATAAACATTTGCCAATGTCTGTGCTTCAATCCCTTGTGCAGCATCCACAACCAAAATAGCACCCTCACAAGCCGCAAGACTTCTTGAAACTTCATATGTAAAATCAACATGCCCGGGTGTATCGATTAAGTGGAACAAATATTCTTCTTTTTGTTCGTTTGTATAATTCAATCGTACAGCATTCAATTTTATTGTAATTCCCCGTTCACGCTCAAGATCCATTCCATCCAGGAACTGTTCCTTCATCTCCCGGTGCGTGAGAGCTTTTGTTTTTTCTAGAATGCGATCTGCAAGTGTTGATTTGCCGTGATCAATATGCGCTATAATCGAAAAGTTACGTACATTTTCTTGCTTAACCATAGTAGATGTCCACTCCTACACGCCTTTTGCCAGCATTCCTAGCAAAAGGCCAATTTTCAACGTTCGTGACTAGGATTGATTATAGCAATTGCACGGTAGACATTCAAGAACGAAAGCATGTCCACTAGCGTAAGTGAAGTCAGAAAAATACTTGAACAAACTGGTATGCGACGCGGACAACCAGTTCATACGCCCCGTTGACACCCGCTTCTAAAAAAGATGCGGCTTTCTGAATAAAATGATTAGACGTTCCGGATTTCATCACCGTTTCATCTGGTGCCGGTGTACTCTCGGTGGTAATCTTTATTTTCTCATCTGTTTTGCTTTGTTCAGTCACTGACTCTGTTTGTTCATCGTCATTGTTCATACCCGTCATACGCTGTCCATCACGGTCCATTCCTACAACCATACCTGTTAAAAAAAATAATGCCAGTAATAAAAGAACGACAAGGGAACGCATGAGTCTTCCCTCCTGTTTTTATATATTTGCTGTCTTAAAGTGCATGTTCAAAAAAGAGTATACGGACTTTTTGAACAACCTCTTAAAAAGAATCTATGAAAGATACTGGCAAAGTAGAACCACCTCTTGTAACTATATTTAACATGATAGAGCCAAACGAATGTCCGTTACCGCGTATAGGACGCAGCGTTTTCTACAGTTACCCGCTCATGCAGGGCGGCATTCAAACCAGTTGAAATTAAGATCGCCATATCTTCCATAAAGCCATCCACTTCTTTTGGGGTAACCATTAAATTATGTCCCAGGGGTGTGAGTACTTCTTTGATCAATGACTTTTTTTCTTCGTCAGAAAGACTTCCGACCATTCCAAGAAATGTTTTGCGTTGTTCTTCGTCCGGCATATCCTCATCTGTCAAATTTTTGCTGCCAAATGCTAATCCAGCTGGGGTTAGCGATTTAGAAGGTTTATCTTTTTCTCTCCATTCTCTACCCAAATGTTTTAGCATGAAATCAATCGTATCAGTGGTAATGGTCACTGCATCAACCACCGTTGGACAGCCGACAGCGAAAACGGGTACTCCAAGCGTATCTTCACTTAACTCTTTTCGTTTATTACCTACACCTGAACCCGGATGAATGCCGGTATCGGAAATTTGGATTGTTTCATTAACACGTTCTATGGATCTGGATGCCAGTGCATCAATGGCGATGACAAAATCCGGTTTGAATTTTTCAACAATGCCGAAGATAATATTGCTTGTTTCAATACCGGTCACTCCCATCACTCCTGGTGTAACAGCAGCAACCGGACGGTAGCCTTTTGACACAGATTCATGCTCCAGGGCAAACAAATGACTGGTCACAAGCACTTTTTCAACGGACATTGGACCAAGTGCATCTGGAGTGACATTCCAATTGCCAAGCCCCACGATCAGACCGGTGCCATCCGCCGGAACATTATTTTTTTGCAATAGTTCACCCAGTTCCTTTCCAAAAACTTCTGCTGCTTCTTTTTGGCTCTTTGTATCCTGGTTTTTGACACCATCAGCATAAATAGTAATATAGGAGCCTTGTTTTTTACCTAGACGCTCCTCGCCTTCTTTATCGATATCAACATAAGTTATCGCAATATCACCTTCCTGCTTTTCTTTTACTGTTACTCCTTGCACATCTTTTTTTTGTTCATTTTCCTCGTGTTCTACATACATATCCTTTGCTTCTACGGCAAGATCTGTGCGTACAGCGTATTGTTTGTTTTCGTTCTGCATTATTATCCTCCCTCTTGGATAAAGTGAAACCATTATTTAGGCTATACGTTTCTTGTCCAAAACATACAAGTAAAGCGCAAAGCTATTGAAAAGGTTCTGAACGTCTGGTAAAATTACGTTTGCTGCACTAGATGAAGTAATTTCGAAGTAAGTCTTTATTGGGTAACGGAGGTGAAACAATTGGCAAACATTAAACAAGCAATAAAACGTGTAGGTGTGAACCAGAAAAAACGCGCTGAAAATACAGACTTTAAATCAGAGATGCGTACACATATCAAGGAACTAGAGAAGTTAATTGCGGCAAATGAAGCAGAAAAAGCAAAAGCCGCGCTGCCTACAACGTTCAAAAAAATTGACAAAGCTGTTCAAAAAGGCGGCGTCCACAAAAATAACGGCAATCGCCAAAAATCACGCCTGTCTAAATTGATCAACGAGCTAAGCGCTTAAGACGATTTACAACGGACATAAAAAAACGATCCCATTCAAGGATCGTTTTTTGTATGTCCAAATGTGCATCTAAACTATTGGACAAGTTCATGTAATAACAGTTCAAAAGCAAGCCCTTTCTCCATCCGGCCTTGTTTTATAGCATGATCAGTGTCAGCTAATTGATCAATGATACCCCGCAGACGATCAACTGAAAATTTCCTTTCCCGCTGTAGTGCAATTTTTATGACGTACGGATGAACTCCAAGTTGTTTTTGCATATGGGATTGACTGTATCCTTTCCTGTTTAACAATTTCACCCGCAAAATCGTCCGGAATTGAAAGGCGAGCAACGCAACCAGCCCAATTGGCTCCTCTTTCATTTTTTCAAGGTCTTTATAGATGGATATC from Lentibacillus cibarius carries:
- the lepA gene encoding translation elongation factor 4 → MVKQENVRNFSIIAHIDHGKSTLADRILEKTKALTHREMKEQFLDGMDLERERGITIKLNAVRLNYTNEQKEEYLFHLIDTPGHVDFTYEVSRSLAACEGAILVVDAAQGIEAQTLANVYLALDNDLEIIPVINKIDLPNADTDRVAQELEDVIGIDKDDVILASAKDDIGVDEILERIVSDIPAPSGGPENPLKALIFDSLYDPYRGAIAYICVKEGSVKVGDKIQLMANGKKFEINEIGVFTPKPVPRDELTVGDVGYLTASIKNVGDTQVGDTITHAKNPAENPLPGYKRLNPMVFCGLFPVNSSQYNDLREALERLELNDSSLQYEAESSQALGFGFRCGFLGLLHMEIIQERIEREFNIGLITTAPSVIYEVEKTDEETIEVDNPSVMPDPQVIKEVREPFVKATIMVPNDYVGAVMEIAQKKRGEFADMEYLDEVRVNITYHIPLSEIVYAFFDQLKSQTKGYASFDYDLVGYRPSNLVKMDILLNGDTIDALSFIVHRDFAYERGKHIVDKLKDLIPRQQFEVPVQAAIGNKIIARSTIKAMKKNVLSKCYGGDISRKRKLLEKQKEGKKRMKMVGSVEVPQEAFMAVLEMNDD
- the gpr gene encoding GPR endopeptidase, with translation MQNENKQYAVRTDLAVEAKDMYVEHEENEQKKDVQGVTVKEKQEGDIAITYVDIDKEGEERLGKKQGSYITIYADGVKNQDTKSQKEAAEVFGKELGELLQKNNVPADGTGLIVGLGNWNVTPDALGPMSVEKVLVTSHLFALEHESVSKGYRPVAAVTPGVMGVTGIETSNIIFGIVEKFKPDFVIAIDALASRSIERVNETIQISDTGIHPGSGVGNKRKELSEDTLGVPVFAVGCPTVVDAVTITTDTIDFMLKHLGREWREKDKPSKSLTPAGLAFGSKNLTDEDMPDEEQRKTFLGMVGSLSDEEKKSLIKEVLTPLGHNLMVTPKEVDGFMEDMAILISTGLNAALHERVTVENAASYTR
- the rpsT gene encoding 30S ribosomal protein S20 — protein: MANIKQAIKRVGVNQKKRAENTDFKSEMRTHIKELEKLIAANEAEKAKAALPTTFKKIDKAVQKGGVHKNNGNRQKSRLSKLINELSA